The following are encoded in a window of Arthrobacter sp. SLBN-100 genomic DNA:
- a CDS encoding enoyl-CoA hydratase/isomerase family protein: MDNDEVLLRRDGHLGHIILNRPQAINALTHAMVTRIAEALDEWEHNDSVATVLLTGTGERGLCAGGDIVAIHRDAVNHGTATERFWADEYRLNARIANYPKPYVAMMDGLVLGGGVGVSAHGSLRVVTERTKVGMPETGIGFVPDVGGTHLLSRAPGELGTHVALTAGTFSGADAIAMGFADHFVDSSALPDLTKALAWEDAAEAVRSFARDYFPPAALASERSWIDACYALDTVEEILSALQGSKIPAAQAAADSILAKSPTALKLTLESLRRARTSGSLAGTLEQEYRVSLHCFAAPDLAEGIRAQVIGKDRRPQWSPATLEALSAADVARYFADLGPRELRLTTAASGQTP, encoded by the coding sequence ATGGACAACGACGAGGTTCTGCTGCGCCGGGACGGCCACCTGGGACACATCATCCTCAACCGGCCCCAGGCGATCAACGCCCTCACGCACGCCATGGTCACCCGAATTGCCGAAGCCCTGGACGAGTGGGAGCACAACGACAGTGTCGCCACGGTCCTGCTGACCGGCACGGGGGAGCGCGGGCTATGCGCCGGCGGAGACATTGTGGCGATCCACCGGGACGCGGTGAACCACGGGACCGCCACCGAGCGGTTCTGGGCCGACGAATACAGGCTTAACGCCCGAATCGCTAACTACCCTAAACCATATGTCGCCATGATGGATGGTTTGGTGCTCGGCGGCGGCGTCGGGGTCTCAGCCCACGGCTCGCTGCGCGTAGTGACCGAGCGGACCAAGGTAGGAATGCCGGAAACCGGGATCGGTTTCGTCCCCGACGTCGGCGGCACCCACCTGCTCTCTAGGGCACCGGGGGAACTGGGCACGCATGTGGCCCTGACGGCCGGCACATTCTCCGGCGCCGATGCCATCGCGATGGGTTTTGCCGACCATTTTGTGGACAGCAGCGCACTCCCTGATCTGACTAAGGCGTTGGCTTGGGAGGACGCTGCGGAAGCTGTCAGGTCTTTCGCCCGGGACTACTTCCCGCCGGCGGCCCTGGCTTCCGAGCGGTCCTGGATCGACGCTTGCTACGCCCTCGACACCGTCGAGGAGATCCTGTCAGCCCTGCAGGGCTCCAAGATTCCCGCTGCGCAGGCTGCCGCAGACAGCATTCTGGCGAAGTCACCCACAGCGCTGAAGCTGACGCTCGAATCCCTTCGACGCGCCCGGACTTCGGGAAGCCTGGCGGGAACCCTGGAGCAGGAGTACCGGGTCTCGCTGCACTGTTTCGCCGCGCCCGATTTGGCCGAGGGAATCAGGGCCCAGGTGATCGGCAAGGACCGGCGCCCGCAATGGTCTCCGGCCACCCTGGAGGCCCTATCGGCCGCCGACGTCGCCCGCTACTTCGCCGACTTGGGACCCCGGGAACTGCGCCTTACCACCGCGGCTTCCGGCCAGACCCCCTAA
- the mmsB gene encoding 3-hydroxyisobutyrate dehydrogenase — protein sequence MGKKIAFIGLGHMGGPMAANLVKAGHQVSGFDLAPEALDQARTAGIEVAESAAAAAAGADVVITMLPAGRHVLGAYQGEDGLLAVAAPGTMFLECSTIAVEDARAAHELAVGAGHRALDAPVSGGVTGAVNGTLTFMVGGRAEDFAEAEPILAAMGQRIVHCGGPGAGQAAKVCNNMILGVSMIAVSEAFVLGEKLGLSNEALFDVASAASGQCWALTTNCPVPGPVPASPANRDYQPGFAGALMAKDLGLAAQALASTGVQARLGSLAEEIYRQFAEGEGAVQDFSAIINEIRANSSVEALA from the coding sequence ATGGGAAAGAAGATAGCTTTCATTGGCCTGGGCCACATGGGCGGCCCGATGGCGGCGAACCTGGTCAAAGCCGGGCACCAGGTGTCCGGATTCGACCTGGCACCCGAGGCTCTGGACCAGGCCCGCACCGCCGGCATCGAGGTCGCCGAATCTGCCGCCGCGGCCGCTGCCGGCGCCGACGTCGTCATCACCATGCTCCCGGCGGGACGCCACGTGCTTGGCGCCTACCAGGGCGAGGATGGACTGCTGGCCGTTGCCGCACCGGGAACCATGTTCCTGGAATGCTCCACCATTGCGGTCGAGGACGCGCGCGCCGCCCACGAACTGGCGGTCGGGGCCGGGCACCGTGCCCTGGACGCCCCCGTGTCCGGCGGCGTGACCGGGGCCGTGAACGGCACGCTGACCTTCATGGTAGGAGGCAGGGCCGAAGACTTCGCGGAGGCCGAGCCGATCCTGGCCGCCATGGGCCAACGGATCGTGCACTGCGGTGGACCCGGCGCCGGGCAAGCCGCGAAGGTCTGCAACAACATGATCCTCGGCGTGTCGATGATCGCAGTGTCGGAGGCCTTCGTCCTGGGCGAGAAGCTGGGCCTCTCCAACGAAGCCCTGTTCGACGTCGCCTCGGCCGCCTCAGGCCAATGCTGGGCCCTGACCACCAACTGCCCGGTCCCCGGACCGGTTCCGGCCAGTCCCGCGAACCGCGATTACCAGCCCGGCTTCGCCGGGGCGCTGATGGCCAAGGACCTGGGCCTGGCCGCGCAGGCCCTCGCATCAACAGGCGTCCAGGCCCGGCTCGGTTCCCTGGCCGAGGAGATCTACCGGCAATTCGCCGAGGGCGAGGGTGCGGTCCAGGACTTCTCCGCCATCATCAACGAAATCCGGGCCAACTCAAGCGTGGAGGCACTGGCATGA
- a CDS encoding enoyl-CoA hydratase translates to MSDYQTILVKQHGRVGIITLNRPEALNALNVQLCNEVLAAARDFDTDPEIGAIIITGSDRAFAAGADIKEMAPRSYMDMYTQNWFAGWDDLARVRTPMIAAVAGHALGGGCELAMICDFIIAADNAKFGQPEIKLGVIPGMGGSQRLTRAIGKSKAMEMVLTGRTMGADEAERAGLVARVVPAASLMEDALATAATIAGMSKPIALLAKEAVNAAHEMSLADGVQFERRLNHSCWATEDQKEGMAAFIEKRAPEFTHR, encoded by the coding sequence ATGAGCGACTACCAGACCATCCTGGTCAAACAGCACGGACGCGTCGGCATCATCACGCTCAACCGTCCCGAGGCGCTGAACGCCCTCAACGTCCAGCTCTGTAACGAGGTACTCGCCGCAGCCCGCGACTTCGATACGGACCCGGAGATCGGGGCCATCATCATCACCGGTTCTGACCGGGCCTTCGCCGCCGGCGCGGACATCAAGGAAATGGCACCCCGAAGCTACATGGACATGTACACCCAGAACTGGTTTGCCGGCTGGGATGACCTGGCCAGGGTCCGCACACCAATGATCGCCGCCGTCGCCGGCCATGCCCTCGGCGGAGGCTGCGAGCTGGCCATGATTTGTGACTTCATCATCGCCGCGGACAACGCCAAATTCGGGCAGCCCGAAATCAAGCTCGGCGTGATCCCGGGCATGGGCGGCTCTCAGCGGCTGACCCGGGCCATCGGAAAGTCCAAGGCCATGGAAATGGTGCTCACGGGCCGGACCATGGGCGCAGATGAAGCAGAACGCGCCGGTCTGGTCGCCCGGGTCGTCCCCGCCGCCTCGCTGATGGAGGACGCACTCGCCACAGCTGCGACCATCGCGGGCATGTCCAAACCCATCGCCCTGCTGGCCAAGGAAGCCGTCAACGCCGCCCACGAAATGTCATTGGCCGACGGCGTGCAGTTCGAGCGCCGACTGAACCACTCCTGCTGGGCCACTGAGGACCAGAAGGAAGGCATGGCAGCATTCATCGAGAAGCGCGCCCCGGAATTCACCCACCGCTGA
- a CDS encoding aldehyde dehydrogenase family protein — protein MTEVSVDPRTGAILGGFEQLMWIDGERTEARTGEWREVKNPAVREQVIARVPSAGADDVDRAVAAARRAFPGWRSVHFTERARALAKIADDIEERAEDFARLTALDTGNALRTQARPEVNTLVALFRYFAGVAGEVKGTTLPAGDNQLQYTRLEPLGVVACILPWNSPLMIAGFKVPAALAAGNTVILKAADDAPLTILLLAEICNRYLPAGVLNVLTGRGSVIGQALSTHPGVDKVSFTGSTEVGRGVARQASERLAHVSLELGGKNPSIVFPDAVDDDLIDGLLAASRFTRQGQSCTAGSRLFLHEDIYDEVLERLVTKLGALKVGDPLDEATDMGAIINANQHRQISAYLDEGRSNKDLTIALGGHAPTEGPLTDGYYHLPTVFGGVRNDFRLAQEEIFGPVLAAIRWKDVDEVVAMANDSHFGLAAYVWSRNLDNALNTAHRVEAGWVQVNQGGGQLVGQSYGGYKQSGIGREVSLEGMLAGFTQTKQINVKLRG, from the coding sequence ATGACCGAAGTAAGTGTTGACCCCCGGACCGGTGCCATCCTGGGCGGATTTGAACAACTGATGTGGATCGACGGCGAACGAACGGAGGCGCGCACTGGCGAGTGGCGCGAGGTGAAGAACCCCGCCGTCCGCGAACAGGTGATCGCCCGGGTGCCCTCCGCCGGAGCAGACGACGTCGACCGCGCCGTCGCCGCCGCACGGCGCGCCTTCCCGGGCTGGCGCTCAGTGCACTTCACCGAACGCGCCCGGGCGCTGGCGAAAATCGCGGACGACATCGAGGAACGGGCTGAGGACTTCGCCAGGCTGACCGCCCTGGACACGGGCAACGCCCTGCGCACCCAGGCCCGCCCCGAGGTCAACACCCTGGTGGCGCTGTTCCGCTACTTCGCCGGCGTCGCCGGCGAAGTCAAAGGCACCACGCTCCCGGCCGGGGACAACCAGCTGCAGTACACCCGGCTGGAACCGCTCGGCGTCGTCGCATGCATCCTGCCCTGGAACTCACCTTTGATGATCGCCGGATTCAAGGTCCCTGCCGCGCTTGCCGCCGGCAACACCGTCATCCTCAAGGCCGCCGATGATGCGCCGCTGACCATCCTGCTGCTGGCCGAAATCTGCAACCGCTATCTCCCCGCCGGCGTCCTGAACGTACTGACCGGCCGCGGCAGCGTGATCGGCCAGGCACTGTCCACCCACCCCGGAGTCGACAAAGTCTCCTTCACCGGCTCCACCGAAGTGGGCCGCGGCGTAGCGCGCCAGGCCAGTGAACGGCTGGCCCACGTGTCCCTCGAACTCGGTGGCAAGAACCCCTCCATCGTGTTCCCCGACGCCGTGGATGACGACCTGATAGACGGGCTGCTGGCCGCGTCACGGTTCACCCGGCAGGGCCAGAGCTGCACCGCCGGATCCCGTTTGTTCCTGCACGAGGACATCTACGACGAAGTACTCGAACGCCTCGTCACCAAGCTCGGCGCGCTCAAAGTCGGCGACCCCCTCGATGAGGCCACCGACATGGGCGCCATCATCAACGCCAACCAACACCGCCAGATCAGCGCCTACCTGGACGAAGGCAGGTCCAACAAGGACCTGACCATTGCCCTCGGCGGGCACGCCCCTACCGAAGGGCCGCTGACGGATGGCTACTACCACCTGCCGACCGTCTTTGGAGGTGTCCGGAACGACTTCCGGCTGGCGCAGGAAGAAATCTTCGGCCCGGTTCTGGCAGCCATCCGCTGGAAAGACGTCGACGAGGTCGTGGCCATGGCCAACGACTCGCACTTCGGTTTGGCCGCTTACGTGTGGAGCCGCAACCTGGACAACGCCCTGAACACTGCGCACCGCGTCGAAGCAGGCTGGGTCCAGGTGAACCAGGGCGGGGGCCAGCTGGTGGGCCAGTCCTATGGCGGGTACAAGCAAAGCGGCATTGGCCGCGAGGTCTCCCTGGAGGGCATGCTGGCCGGGTTTACCCAGACCAAGCAAATCAACGTCAAGCTGAGGGGCTGA
- a CDS encoding CaiB/BaiF CoA transferase family protein, producing MAKTTTTTTTTTTTTTAGPLAGVTVLDLSRALAGPYATALLADMGATVIKVESIKGGDSSRSWPPFENEHSLYFDSINRGKSSVAVDFYTPEGKDLLRKLALEADVLIENFRPGVLTTLGLDPEELRAANPGLIIASVTGFGTTGPLALTAGLDQVAQGMSGLMSVTGQDADHMVRFGVPIVDMCTGIFAAYGIAAALAGRAHTRAGLDISTSLLESALALSAFQGQRYLSNGEVPVPQGNDHPVLAPYGVFKTADIPVIISVGNDKQWLQLCVIVGDPALAHDPDYTTGRDRSTNRAALAVRLEELLTAHPGLEWLDAFRAAKIPCGPIYNYAEAFADPQVEAVDMVRTVNRYDGTELPLLRGPLSVNREPTPVRKAPPALGEDTRKVLENMALTPEQINKLIASGIVRETPALAEVRA from the coding sequence ATGGCGAAAACGACAACGACCACGACCACGACCACAACAACGACGACGGCAGGCCCGCTGGCAGGCGTCACCGTGCTGGACCTCAGTCGTGCCCTCGCCGGTCCGTACGCCACGGCGCTGCTCGCGGACATGGGGGCGACCGTAATCAAGGTTGAATCGATCAAGGGCGGCGATTCGTCCCGGTCCTGGCCTCCGTTCGAGAACGAGCACAGCCTCTACTTCGACTCGATCAACCGCGGCAAATCCTCCGTCGCCGTCGACTTCTACACCCCCGAAGGCAAAGATCTGCTGCGGAAGTTGGCACTGGAAGCGGACGTACTCATCGAGAACTTCCGACCCGGAGTCCTGACGACCCTGGGTCTGGACCCCGAGGAGCTGCGGGCGGCCAACCCCGGACTGATCATCGCCTCGGTGACCGGGTTCGGCACCACCGGACCGCTGGCCCTTACCGCAGGCTTGGACCAGGTCGCCCAGGGCATGTCCGGGCTCATGTCCGTGACCGGCCAGGACGCGGACCACATGGTCCGCTTCGGAGTGCCGATCGTGGACATGTGCACGGGGATCTTCGCCGCTTACGGCATCGCCGCAGCTCTCGCAGGCCGAGCCCACACCCGGGCGGGGCTGGACATCTCCACCTCGCTGCTGGAATCCGCACTCGCCCTGTCCGCATTCCAAGGGCAGCGCTATCTCAGCAACGGCGAGGTCCCGGTGCCCCAGGGCAACGACCACCCGGTCCTGGCACCCTACGGGGTCTTCAAAACCGCAGACATCCCCGTCATCATTTCCGTCGGCAACGACAAACAATGGCTCCAACTCTGCGTTATTGTCGGCGATCCCGCCCTGGCCCATGACCCGGACTACACAACGGGACGGGACCGCTCAACCAACCGCGCCGCCCTGGCCGTCCGGCTCGAGGAACTCCTCACCGCCCATCCGGGGCTGGAATGGCTCGATGCCTTCCGAGCCGCGAAAATCCCCTGCGGCCCGATCTACAACTACGCAGAAGCCTTCGCCGACCCCCAGGTCGAAGCCGTGGATATGGTCAGAACCGTGAACCGCTACGACGGCACCGAACTGCCACTGCTCCGCGGCCCACTGTCCGTCAACCGCGAACCCACCCCGGTCCGGAAGGCGCCTCCCGCCTTGGGTGAAGACACCCGAAAGGTCCTCGAAAACATGGCACTGACCCCGGAACAGATTAACAAGCTCATTGCCTCCGGCATTGTGCGCGAAACACCCGCCCTCGCAGAGGTACGGGCATGA
- a CDS encoding enoyl-CoA hydratase/isomerase family protein: MTSTAEETMTASLRVEQSGAVATIVIDNPRRRNALNQDMWQQFAPVLERLGADASVKVVVVRGAGGNFSAGADISDLKAILRDPESGAHDGGHVTAGENALASFPKPTIAAIEGYCIGGAWQIAGACDIRIAANSATFGITPAKVGIVYPLSGIERLVRLAGPATAKYLLLTGDFITAREAHDLGLLGRVVPAKGFWNEIKQFADRIANRSQLSTQAMKQIVDAIAVSDPALPRISNYWQDQMAASGEPEIGIRAFLAKETPAFKWTQPQTLD; the protein is encoded by the coding sequence ATGACCAGCACAGCGGAGGAAACCATGACAGCTTCCCTGCGGGTCGAACAATCCGGTGCGGTAGCGACTATCGTGATCGACAATCCTCGGCGCCGCAACGCGCTGAACCAGGACATGTGGCAGCAGTTCGCACCCGTGCTGGAACGCCTCGGCGCGGACGCGTCCGTCAAGGTGGTCGTGGTTCGCGGGGCCGGCGGGAACTTCTCCGCCGGCGCCGACATCAGCGACCTGAAGGCCATCCTGCGCGATCCGGAGAGCGGGGCACACGACGGCGGCCATGTCACCGCCGGTGAGAATGCGCTGGCCAGCTTCCCCAAACCCACCATCGCGGCGATCGAGGGCTACTGCATCGGCGGCGCCTGGCAGATCGCCGGGGCCTGCGATATCCGTATCGCGGCGAACAGCGCGACCTTTGGCATCACCCCGGCCAAGGTCGGCATCGTCTACCCACTCTCCGGCATCGAACGCCTCGTTCGTCTAGCCGGCCCCGCCACAGCGAAATACCTGCTGCTGACGGGGGATTTCATCACCGCCCGCGAAGCACATGATCTTGGCCTGCTCGGCAGGGTGGTCCCCGCGAAGGGGTTCTGGAATGAGATCAAGCAATTCGCCGACCGGATCGCCAACCGTTCCCAGCTCTCCACCCAGGCCATGAAACAGATAGTCGACGCTATCGCCGTTAGCGATCCCGCACTCCCGCGGATCAGTAACTACTGGCAGGACCAGATGGCTGCCAGTGGGGAACCAGAAATCGGGATCCGCGCCTTCTTGGCGAAGGAGACCCCCGCATTCAAGTGGACTCAGCCCCAGACGTTGGACTAG
- a CDS encoding MBL fold metallo-hydrolase, which produces MTLPPITLTGHAQKEAWGNKVLPPVEQLSADVWSIPVPFPDNPMRYTLSYLLLGDGDAVLIDPGWDSEAGLDYLNAGLRQANLGLTDLTGIVATHFHSDHLGMASRLRTATGAWVALGDREVRRLTAGEDPDVVLNNDREELTLWGVPADRLAEAALDRPHLTHLQNLADPDLRLTDGSLVPAQGLNLQVVTTPGHSPGHICLVDEPHGLIFSGDHVLPRISPHIALELPGPANPLADYYKSLDLIAFEDQMEVCPAHEYRFRGMQRRVAQLVEHNRERSAEVLRVLEAHRPETVWDIARHLTWSRGWESLQTFSLRLAVSETASHLVYLRSQGHDIDVPITESRPAVSR; this is translated from the coding sequence ATGACCCTGCCCCCGATTACCCTCACCGGCCACGCCCAGAAGGAAGCATGGGGGAACAAGGTGCTGCCGCCCGTTGAGCAGCTCAGTGCGGACGTTTGGTCCATCCCCGTCCCGTTCCCCGACAATCCCATGCGATACACCCTCAGCTACCTGCTCCTAGGCGACGGGGACGCCGTCCTAATCGATCCAGGCTGGGACAGTGAGGCCGGCTTGGACTACCTGAATGCCGGACTGCGGCAGGCCAACCTTGGCTTGACCGACCTGACAGGAATTGTCGCCACCCACTTCCACTCGGACCATCTGGGCATGGCCTCCCGCCTTCGGACGGCCACAGGAGCCTGGGTGGCTTTGGGTGACCGGGAAGTGCGCCGGCTTACCGCCGGTGAGGACCCTGACGTTGTTCTGAACAACGACCGCGAGGAGCTGACGCTCTGGGGCGTGCCGGCGGACCGGCTGGCCGAAGCGGCCCTGGACCGCCCCCACCTCACCCATCTGCAGAACCTCGCCGATCCGGACCTGCGGCTCACCGACGGCAGCCTCGTGCCTGCCCAGGGACTCAACCTGCAGGTGGTCACCACCCCCGGGCACTCACCCGGTCATATCTGCCTGGTTGATGAGCCCCACGGCCTGATCTTCAGCGGGGACCACGTCCTGCCGCGCATCTCCCCGCACATCGCCCTGGAACTGCCCGGGCCGGCAAACCCACTGGCTGACTACTACAAATCCCTGGACCTAATCGCGTTCGAGGACCAGATGGAGGTCTGCCCGGCCCACGAGTACCGGTTCCGCGGCATGCAGCGCAGGGTCGCACAGCTGGTCGAACACAACCGCGAACGTTCCGCCGAGGTCCTCCGGGTCCTGGAGGCGCACCGGCCCGAAACAGTTTGGGACATCGCCCGGCACCTGACCTGGTCCCGCGGCTGGGAATCCCTGCAGACCTTCTCGCTGCGCCTGGCGGTCTCCGAAACAGCCAGCCACCTCGTGTACCTGCGATCCCAAGGCCACGACATCGACGTGCCAATAACAGAATCACGCCCGGCTGTATCCCGGTGA
- a CDS encoding MarR family winged helix-turn-helix transcriptional regulator, whose protein sequence is MSSSLPLLKDPIAEARRHWQEHGWGDAADGMAAVTALMRAQQILLARIEAVLKPHGLSFARYELLALLSFTRSGSLPMAKASARLQVHPTSVTSAVNRLERAGLVRRVAHPTDGRATLVQISAKGREVVNAATQDLNAEVFTRTGFTGNEVDVLIETLGRFRRQAGDFDENSRRDEY, encoded by the coding sequence GTGTCGAGTTCCCTACCGCTGCTCAAGGATCCGATAGCTGAGGCACGGCGTCACTGGCAGGAGCATGGTTGGGGCGATGCCGCAGACGGTATGGCTGCTGTGACTGCTCTGATGCGGGCACAGCAGATCCTGCTCGCCCGTATCGAAGCCGTTCTCAAACCGCATGGGTTGTCGTTTGCCCGTTACGAACTGCTGGCGTTACTTAGCTTCACTAGGAGCGGGTCGCTGCCCATGGCCAAGGCAAGTGCACGTTTGCAGGTTCACCCCACGAGCGTGACAAGCGCGGTGAACCGCTTGGAACGTGCAGGTTTGGTGCGCAGGGTAGCTCATCCAACGGACGGCCGAGCTACCCTGGTGCAGATTTCCGCCAAAGGCCGGGAAGTCGTAAACGCAGCAACACAGGACCTGAACGCGGAGGTTTTCACCCGGACCGGATTTACCGGTAACGAGGTTGACGTTCTGATCGAAACCCTTGGTCGCTTCCGTCGCCAGGCGGGCGACTTCGACGAAAATAGCCGCCGGGACGAGTACTGA
- a CDS encoding bifunctional 2-methylcitrate synthase/citrate synthase, with amino-acid sequence MADTEIKKGLAGVVVDYTAVSKVNAETNSLLYRGYPVQELAAKCSFEEVAYLLWKGQLPTPEQLAGFTARERAGRTLDPALKAVIDTLPTDAHPMDVCRTAASVMGARHPLAEDSSPETNMSKAIDLWAAMPAVVAYDQRRRHGQDLVAPRGDLGYSANFLWMTFGEEPVDEVVAAFNVSMILYAEHSFNASTFTARVVTSTLSDLHSAVTAAIGALKGPLHGGANEAVMHTFDEIGIRPEESLEEAATRAKAWMEDALAQKKKIMGFGHRVYKHGDSRVPTMKAALDKMIAHYGRPELLGLYNGLEQAMDEAKAIKPNLDYPAGPTYHLMGFDTPTFTPIFVASRITGWTAHIMEQLASNSLIRPLSAYKGPDQRSL; translated from the coding sequence ATGGCTGACACAGAAATCAAAAAAGGGCTCGCAGGCGTTGTGGTGGACTACACCGCCGTCTCCAAAGTCAACGCGGAAACCAACTCGCTGCTCTACCGCGGGTACCCGGTCCAGGAACTCGCCGCCAAATGCAGCTTCGAGGAAGTGGCATACCTGCTCTGGAAGGGCCAACTGCCTACGCCGGAGCAACTTGCCGGGTTCACCGCCCGCGAAAGGGCTGGCCGAACACTCGACCCTGCACTCAAGGCAGTCATCGACACACTGCCCACCGACGCCCACCCCATGGACGTCTGCCGCACAGCCGCCTCCGTGATGGGCGCCCGCCACCCATTGGCCGAGGACTCTTCACCCGAGACCAACATGAGCAAGGCCATTGACCTATGGGCGGCGATGCCGGCAGTCGTGGCGTACGACCAGCGCCGCCGGCACGGCCAGGACCTCGTGGCGCCCCGCGGTGATCTGGGGTATTCGGCCAACTTCCTCTGGATGACCTTCGGAGAAGAACCTGTGGACGAGGTCGTGGCGGCCTTCAATGTCTCGATGATCCTGTACGCGGAACACTCCTTTAACGCCTCGACCTTCACCGCCCGGGTGGTCACCTCTACCCTCTCTGACCTGCACTCGGCAGTGACGGCAGCCATCGGCGCGCTTAAAGGCCCCCTACACGGCGGCGCGAACGAAGCCGTCATGCACACCTTTGACGAGATCGGCATCCGGCCCGAGGAATCCCTGGAGGAAGCAGCCACCCGCGCTAAAGCGTGGATGGAAGACGCACTGGCGCAAAAGAAGAAGATCATGGGCTTTGGGCACCGCGTCTACAAGCACGGCGACTCCCGCGTTCCCACCATGAAGGCCGCCCTGGACAAAATGATCGCCCATTACGGTCGGCCCGAACTCCTCGGGCTGTACAACGGGCTCGAGCAGGCCATGGACGAAGCCAAGGCGATTAAGCCCAACCTCGACTATCCAGCCGGACCCACCTACCACCTCATGGGCTTTGACACCCCAACCTTCACCCCGATTTTCGTCGCCAGCCGCATCACCGGCTGGACCGCACACATCATGGAACAGCTGGCATCCAACTCCCTGATCCGACCGCTCAGCGCTTACAAAGGTCCAGACCAGCGCTCCCTCTAA
- the prpB gene encoding methylisocitrate lyase, whose product MLYSKVTPEQKRIDFHNLLASGTIAQFPGAFNPLSARLIQEKGFAGVYISGAVLANDLGLPDIGLTTLTEVSTRAGQIARMTDLPAIVDADTGFGEPMNVARIVQEIENAGLAGLHIEDQFNPKRCGHLDGKNVVDLDTATKRIRAAADARRDPNFLIMARTDIRAVDGLLAAKDRAKALVDAGADAIFPEAMRDLAEFQAIRDAVDVPILANMTEFGKSDLFSTRELQAVGVNMVIYPVTLLRSAMGAAERVLDTLKSLGTQEVRVPEMLTRSRLYDLVDYEAYNKFDSGIFNFQIPHIR is encoded by the coding sequence ATGCTGTACTCGAAGGTCACGCCCGAGCAGAAGCGCATCGATTTCCACAACCTGCTTGCTTCGGGCACTATCGCCCAGTTCCCCGGCGCGTTCAATCCGCTGTCGGCAAGGCTGATCCAGGAGAAGGGCTTCGCCGGGGTCTATATCTCCGGCGCGGTCCTGGCCAACGATCTCGGCCTGCCGGACATAGGCTTGACCACCCTCACCGAGGTCTCCACCCGGGCCGGGCAGATAGCACGGATGACGGACTTGCCCGCGATCGTGGACGCCGACACCGGCTTCGGCGAACCCATGAACGTGGCCCGCATCGTCCAGGAGATCGAGAACGCGGGCCTGGCGGGACTGCACATAGAGGACCAGTTCAACCCCAAACGCTGCGGCCACCTCGACGGCAAAAACGTCGTGGACCTGGACACCGCCACCAAACGCATCCGCGCCGCGGCGGACGCCCGCCGCGACCCCAACTTCCTTATCATGGCCCGGACGGACATCCGCGCCGTTGACGGTCTCCTGGCCGCCAAAGACCGCGCCAAAGCCCTGGTAGATGCCGGGGCAGACGCGATCTTCCCTGAAGCCATGCGCGACCTCGCCGAATTCCAGGCCATCCGCGATGCTGTCGACGTACCCATCCTGGCCAACATGACCGAGTTCGGTAAAAGCGACCTCTTCTCCACGAGAGAACTGCAGGCGGTCGGGGTCAACATGGTCATTTACCCTGTCACCCTGCTTCGTAGTGCCATGGGGGCAGCTGAACGGGTCTTGGACACGCTTAAGAGCTTGGGAACCCAAGAAGTGCGCGTTCCTGAGATGCTCACCCGCTCTCGTCTCTATGACCTCGTGGACTACGAGGCTTACAACAAGTTCGATTCCGGCATCTTCAACTTCCAGATCCCCCACATTCGCTAG